From a region of the Anaerobacillus sp. CMMVII genome:
- a CDS encoding cell wall hydrolase, with protein sequence MGRRINHTERDVEHLARLMLAEAIGEGAEGMDYVGTVVANRVEADCEPDFRNLRTINHVIYQTIPGTGIPHFEPVLNGTLYTQRPNEEDLQRARNLLNGHRSPRARQSLWFLIRVQGKHSAILVPRRCQDHP encoded by the coding sequence ATGGGTAGACGTATAAATCATACTGAACGTGATGTCGAGCATTTAGCAAGGCTCATGTTAGCGGAGGCGATCGGTGAGGGAGCCGAAGGGATGGATTATGTAGGAACGGTTGTGGCTAATCGGGTCGAGGCAGACTGTGAACCGGACTTCAGAAATCTTCGCACTATCAATCATGTCATCTATCAAACCATACCAGGAACTGGAATTCCTCACTTTGAGCCTGTTTTAAATGGAACATTGTATACACAGCGTCCGAATGAAGAAGACCTCCAAAGGGCTAGGAATTTATTAAATGGTCATAGGAGTCCTCGAGCCAGACAGAGTCTGTGGTTTTTAATCCGAGTCCAGGGCAAGCATTCCGCGATCCTTGTACCCCGACGATGCCAAGATCACCCATGA
- a CDS encoding DUF2922 domain-containing protein yields MAKKIELIFKNEAGKNVVLSLDNPFEPVNPALVAQVMEQVIAENAFISSGGALVSKHAARIVERNVSDIQI; encoded by the coding sequence ATGGCGAAAAAAATTGAACTAATTTTCAAAAATGAAGCCGGAAAGAATGTGGTCCTATCGTTGGACAACCCTTTTGAACCAGTTAACCCAGCATTAGTGGCGCAGGTTATGGAACAAGTCATTGCTGAGAACGCATTTATTTCATCGGGAGGCGCACTAGTGAGCAAGCATGCAGCTAGAATTGTCGAGCGCAACGTGTCTGATATCCAAATCTAG
- a CDS encoding S8 family serine peptidase, with protein MNGTSMATPQVAGGFAIIKQKYPNATVEQLLSYISDNGVNIRDTANNITKPRLDFSWLETSLPALDQVAKPTWSNNVVHWSGVVNAIQYELKLFKNSIEVDSFRVGQSVRQFDLSSMMNSSGIYTVTVQALADNLSFKDGPVSLPSDGENKGVAYFEDFENNNGNYSVVGVNSTWQWGVPTTGPGHAFSGTKAWGTNLGGNYSDLENSAIVSPNINLSNVSSPIMLTWMQYAVTELDFDYLNVDISKDGGQTWNRIYRNHGHISTSWEEQWDILDASYAVSNFRIRFHLQSDIAINFSGIYIDNIMITGSTPSLSQVHKPTWNGDVINWNGVANAAQYELKLLKNSIEVDTIRVGPSTRQYDFSSKLSNPGVYSVTVRSISDNVNYRDGEVSLPSDHNHKGVLYFEDFENNNGSYTAGGTNSTWQWGIPSNGPQSAYSGTKVWATNLHGDYSNYENSFINSPNIDLHNTGNSAISLSWMQYAVTEQHFDFMSVQISNNGGQTWDYIYTDHGHISTDWEQRELEIPSSYAVSNFKVRFLLDTDVSVTNPGIYIDNIMISGNVSLPILDQVHTPTWFADVIRWNAVANASQYELKLYRGTTLVNTQLVGAGVEQYNFASRMTSPGAYTVTVRAIGDQVDYLDGEVSSSSEINRKWLTLARVSKPTWNGDVIGWNAVANASQYELKLYRGTTLVNTQLVGAGVEQYNFASRMTSPGAYTVTVRAIGDQVDYLDGEVSSSSEINRKWLTLARVSKPTWNGDVIGWKVVANASQYELKLYKGTTLVNTQLVGAGVEQYNFASRMTSPGAYTVSVRAIGDQVDYLDGEVSLSSEINRKWVTLARVSKPTWNGDVIGWKVVANASQYELKLYRGTTLVNTQLVGVDVEQYNFESRMTSPGAYTVTVQAIGNQVDYLDGQVSLSSEINRKSVTLAKVSKPTWNGDVIGWNAVANASQYELKLYRGTTLVNTQLVGVDVEQYNFESRMTSPGAYTVTVQAIGDQVDYLDGEVSLLSEINRKWVTLARVSKPTWSGDVIGWNAVANASQYELKLYRGTTLVNTQLVGAGVEQYNFASRMTSPGAYTVTVRAIGDGTNYKNGAVSLRSNEKRKVVTLGKVQKPTWSGDVIKWKSVANTKQYELKLYRGSTLVATQQVKSTVIQYNFASKMTRPGVYTVTVRAIGDGTNYKNGAVSLRSNENEK; from the coding sequence TTGAATGGAACATCAATGGCTACGCCACAGGTTGCAGGTGGATTTGCAATTATCAAGCAAAAATACCCAAATGCGACAGTAGAACAATTACTTTCATACATCAGTGATAATGGAGTGAATATAAGAGATACAGCTAACAACATTACGAAACCGAGGCTAGATTTTTCATGGTTAGAGACAAGCTTACCAGCTCTAGACCAAGTCGCCAAACCTACTTGGAGTAATAATGTTGTTCACTGGAGCGGCGTCGTGAATGCGATTCAGTACGAGTTGAAATTATTTAAAAATAGCATTGAAGTTGATAGTTTTCGAGTAGGACAAAGTGTTCGACAGTTCGATTTAAGTTCGATGATGAATAGTTCTGGTATCTATACAGTAACAGTCCAAGCACTCGCAGATAATTTGTCTTTTAAAGATGGACCTGTATCCCTTCCATCTGATGGGGAAAATAAAGGTGTCGCCTATTTTGAGGATTTTGAAAACAATAATGGCAATTACTCAGTTGTAGGTGTTAATTCAACATGGCAATGGGGTGTACCAACGACAGGTCCGGGCCATGCGTTTTCAGGTACAAAAGCTTGGGGAACTAATTTAGGTGGCAATTATAGTGATCTCGAAAATAGTGCGATCGTATCACCGAACATAAACCTAAGTAATGTTAGCTCTCCGATTATGTTAACGTGGATGCAATATGCGGTTACTGAACTTGATTTTGATTACTTGAATGTTGATATTAGTAAAGATGGTGGCCAAACGTGGAACCGTATTTACAGAAATCATGGGCACATAAGTACAAGTTGGGAAGAACAATGGGATATATTAGACGCATCTTACGCCGTTTCTAACTTTAGAATAAGGTTTCATTTACAATCGGATATTGCGATTAATTTTTCCGGAATTTATATTGATAATATTATGATTACAGGGAGTACCCCTAGTTTAAGTCAAGTTCATAAGCCTACCTGGAACGGCGATGTAATTAACTGGAATGGGGTTGCTAATGCAGCACAATACGAATTGAAATTACTTAAAAATAGCATTGAGGTTGATACAATACGTGTAGGACCAAGTACTCGACAATATGATTTCAGTTCAAAATTAAGTAATCCAGGTGTTTATTCGGTAACAGTCCGTTCGATTAGCGATAACGTCAATTACCGAGATGGCGAGGTATCACTACCATCTGATCACAATCATAAAGGTGTTCTCTATTTTGAAGACTTTGAAAACAACAATGGTAGTTATACGGCTGGTGGAACAAATTCAACATGGCAATGGGGAATTCCGAGTAATGGACCACAATCTGCTTATTCTGGTACGAAGGTCTGGGCAACTAACTTACACGGTGATTATAGTAATTATGAAAATAGTTTCATAAATTCCCCCAACATTGATTTACATAATACTGGAAATTCAGCGATAAGTTTAAGTTGGATGCAATATGCAGTCACCGAACAACACTTTGACTTTATGAGTGTTCAAATTAGTAACAACGGTGGTCAAACGTGGGATTATATATATACAGACCACGGACATATAAGCACAGACTGGGAACAGCGAGAGCTAGAAATCCCATCTTCTTACGCAGTATCAAACTTTAAAGTGCGTTTTCTATTAGACACGGACGTCTCAGTTACTAATCCAGGAATTTATATTGATAATATTATGATAAGTGGAAATGTTTCGTTGCCTATCCTAGATCAAGTGCATACACCAACTTGGTTTGCTGACGTGATTAGGTGGAATGCTGTCGCGAACGCAAGTCAATACGAGTTAAAGTTATACAGAGGAACAACATTGGTAAACACTCAATTAGTCGGGGCGGGTGTTGAGCAATATAATTTTGCCTCACGGATGACGAGTCCTGGAGCATATACGGTAACTGTCCGAGCAATAGGAGATCAAGTAGATTATTTAGATGGTGAAGTATCATCGTCATCAGAAATAAATAGAAAATGGTTGACGTTAGCGAGGGTTTCAAAACCGACGTGGAACGGAGACGTCATAGGCTGGAATGCTGTCGCGAACGCAAGTCAATACGAGTTAAAGTTATACAGAGGAACAACATTGGTAAACACTCAATTAGTCGGGGCGGGTGTTGAGCAATATAATTTTGCCTCACGGATGACGAGTCCTGGAGCATATACGGTAACTGTCCGAGCAATAGGAGATCAAGTAGATTATTTAGATGGTGAAGTATCATCGTCATCAGAAATAAATAGAAAATGGTTGACGTTAGCGAGGGTTTCAAAACCGACGTGGAACGGAGACGTCATAGGCTGGAAAGTTGTCGCGAACGCAAGTCAATACGAGTTAAAGTTATACAAAGGAACAACATTGGTAAACACTCAATTAGTCGGGGCGGGTGTCGAGCAATATAATTTTGCCTCACGGATGACGAGTCCTGGAGCATATACGGTATCTGTTCGAGCAATAGGAGATCAAGTAGATTATTTAGATGGTGAAGTATCATTGTCATCAGAAATAAATAGAAAATGGGTGACGTTAGCGAGGGTTTCAAAACCGACCTGGAACGGAGACGTCATAGGCTGGAAAGTTGTCGCGAACGCAAGTCAATACGAGTTAAAATTATACAGAGGAACAACATTGGTAAACACTCAATTAGTCGGGGTGGATGTTGAGCAATATAATTTCGAATCACGGATGACGAGTCCTGGAGCATATACGGTAACTGTCCAAGCAATAGGAAATCAAGTAGATTATTTAGATGGTCAAGTATCATTGTCATCAGAAATAAATCGAAAATCGGTGACGTTAGCGAAGGTTTCAAAACCGACGTGGAACGGAGACGTCATAGGCTGGAATGCTGTCGCGAACGCAAGTCAATACGAGTTAAAGTTATACAGAGGAACAACATTGGTAAACACTCAATTAGTCGGGGTGGATGTTGAGCAATATAATTTCGAATCACGGATGACGAGTCCTGGAGCATATACGGTAACTGTCCAAGCAATAGGAGATCAAGTAGATTATTTAGATGGTGAAGTATCATTGTTATCAGAAATAAATCGAAAATGGGTGACGTTAGCCAGGGTTTCAAAACCGACGTGGAGCGGAGACGTCATAGGCTGGAATGCTGTCGCGAACGCAAGTCAATATGAGTTAAAGTTATACAGAGGAACAACATTGGTAAACACTCAATTAGTCGGGGCGGGTGTTGAGCAATATAATTTTGCCTCACGGATGACGAGTCCGGGAGCATATACGGTAACCGTTCGAGCGATAGGTGATGGTACGAATTATAAGAATGGAGCCGTATCGTTACGTTCTAATGAAAAACGAAAAGTAGTTACACTAGGCAAAGTACAAAAACCGACCTGGAGCGGTGATGTAATTAAGTGGAAGAGTGTAGCCAATACAAAACAATACGAATTGAAATTATACAGAGGTTCAACATTAGTTGCGACTCAACAAGTAAAGTCAACAGTTATACAATACAATTTCGCCTCAAAAATGACGAGACCTGGAGTGTACACGGTAACCGTTCGAGCGATCGGTGATGGTACGAATTATAAGAATGGAGCCGTATCGTTACGTTCTAATGAAAACGAAAAGTAG
- a CDS encoding Na+/H+ antiporter NhaC family protein, with amino-acid sequence MIKLRGWEALLIVGVILSVIGVSLIHYGAHPHVPIFIVIIFIIGYGLIKRLPWSTLEDGIIKGIKSGIVPIMIFMLIGVLIAVWIDSGTIPTLIAYSFQLVSTDYFLPSAFIATAIVGISIGSAFTTVSTIGVAFMAVGSILGIPLAMVAGAVISGALVGDKLSPLSDTTNLASSIAKSDLFEHIRHMLWVGIPAFAISLILFIIIGRTNTTVHPERMEEMLTSLQEAAIVHPFALLPAVCIIVMAIMKNQQYQQ; translated from the coding sequence ATGATTAAATTAAGAGGATGGGAAGCTCTCCTTATTGTTGGGGTTATTTTAAGTGTGATCGGGGTTTCGTTAATTCACTACGGCGCACATCCGCATGTTCCGATTTTCATAGTCATTATTTTTATTATTGGGTATGGACTAATAAAACGTCTACCATGGTCTACTTTGGAAGATGGCATTATTAAAGGAATAAAATCAGGTATCGTGCCAATTATGATATTCATGCTAATTGGGGTACTTATTGCTGTCTGGATTGATTCGGGAACGATTCCTACGTTGATAGCGTATAGTTTTCAACTTGTTTCAACTGATTATTTCTTACCAAGTGCCTTCATCGCAACGGCTATCGTTGGAATATCCATAGGAAGTGCATTTACAACAGTCTCTACCATCGGAGTTGCGTTTATGGCCGTAGGAAGTATTCTAGGTATTCCTTTAGCTATGGTAGCAGGAGCTGTTATTTCTGGTGCTTTAGTTGGCGATAAGTTGTCTCCATTATCCGATACAACAAATCTCGCATCATCTATCGCCAAATCTGATTTATTTGAACATATTCGTCATATGTTGTGGGTTGGAATTCCTGCTTTTGCAATCTCACTTATCTTATTTATTATCATTGGACGTACAAACACAACTGTTCATCCTGAAAGAATGGAGGAAATGCTTACTTCCTTACAAGAAGCGGCTATCGTTCATCCCTTTGCATTACTACCTGCTGTATGTATCATCGTTATGGCAATCATGAAAAATCAGCAATACCAACAATGA
- the gerQ gene encoding spore coat protein GerQ gives MTCGNSSYYPMNYSPSFYSDTMMHNGATQQPWNFPAGMPSGPAYSVPVMPIGTGQQLPTGRVEESFIENILRFNKGKIGTFYFTYQGNNEWNARVYRGRIETAGRDHIIISDPASGKRYLLMMANLDWVEFGERINYPHTEISPAIQATLDTSD, from the coding sequence ATGACTTGCGGAAACTCTAGTTATTATCCAATGAACTATTCCCCTAGTTTTTATTCAGATACCATGATGCACAACGGTGCCACACAACAACCTTGGAACTTCCCGGCGGGTATGCCTTCTGGTCCCGCTTATTCAGTGCCAGTGATGCCAATTGGGACTGGGCAGCAGTTACCGACAGGCAGGGTGGAAGAATCGTTTATCGAAAATATCCTGCGCTTCAACAAAGGTAAGATTGGTACATTCTATTTTACTTATCAAGGTAACAATGAATGGAATGCAAGGGTATACCGCGGCCGCATTGAAACGGCTGGCCGTGACCATATCATCATTAGCGACCCGGCTAGCGGTAAACGCTACCTATTGATGATGGCAAATCTCGACTGGGTAGAATTTGGAGAACGAATTAACTATCCTCATACCGAAATTAGTCCGGCTATCCAGGCGACCTTGGATACATCGGACTGA
- a CDS encoding Ig-like domain-containing protein: MKKIVSAIIFILFLTLLKSNVTLAEGAILTSGVSQKVELSSDTHTYQFTTNQFGNATILLDNTTGGFSMYLFDSKGNNLGGSDTDFAGETIVIETALAKGTYHIRISPHNWDEITSAKYRLKASFVDKTPTVNPLYNNHTRVTGNAVSNTKVYAVVGKETIGETTAKNGKYSIIIPAQKAGTKIGVYTVDGAGNISSTKSTKVINSSIQTVSTNYNKIKITWARVPGADGYDIYRSTTSDGKYSRVGTVTKGTTTSFTNSGVTTGKKYFYRVRAYRIIDEKKVYSSYTKHKSGKALPTTPTNMKTNNITTSTATLSWKKVTGADGYEVYRANTKNGTFRK; the protein is encoded by the coding sequence TTGAAAAAGATTGTAAGTGCCATTATATTTATTCTTTTTTTAACACTGCTCAAAAGTAATGTAACGCTTGCCGAAGGAGCAATTCTTACATCTGGTGTCTCTCAAAAGGTAGAATTAAGTAGCGATACACATACCTATCAATTTACAACGAATCAATTCGGTAATGCTACCATTTTATTAGATAATACAACAGGTGGCTTTTCAATGTATCTGTTTGATAGTAAAGGGAATAACTTAGGTGGCTCAGACACGGATTTTGCTGGAGAAACAATAGTAATTGAAACAGCGCTAGCAAAAGGAACATATCATATAAGGATAAGCCCTCATAATTGGGATGAAATCACTAGTGCAAAGTATAGATTAAAAGCTAGTTTTGTAGACAAAACGCCTACTGTAAATCCACTATACAATAACCATACTCGTGTTACTGGAAATGCAGTATCTAATACAAAGGTTTATGCGGTGGTAGGCAAAGAGACAATTGGTGAAACAACTGCTAAAAACGGCAAATACAGTATTATAATCCCTGCCCAAAAAGCAGGAACTAAAATTGGTGTTTATACTGTAGATGGTGCTGGAAATATAAGTTCAACTAAGAGTACCAAAGTGATCAATTCTTCAATTCAAACAGTTTCTACTAATTATAATAAGATTAAAATTACTTGGGCACGGGTCCCTGGTGCAGATGGATATGATATCTATCGAAGCACTACTAGTGACGGAAAGTATAGTAGAGTTGGAACAGTAACAAAGGGTACAACGACTAGTTTTACAAATAGTGGAGTTACCACAGGAAAAAAGTATTTTTACCGAGTTAGAGCTTATCGAATAATTGATGAAAAAAAAGTATATAGTTCTTACACGAAACATAAAAGCGGTAAAGCATTACCCACGACCCCTACGAATATGAAGACTAACAATATTACTACATCTACTGCAACATTATCATGGAAAAAAGTAACGGGAGCAGATGGGTATGAAGTTTATCGTGCTAACACAAAGAATGGAACATTTAGAAAATAG
- a CDS encoding TcaA NTF2-like domain-containing protein: MNYNSFSNVAPFLLLNSELYKSQEALVTSYYVRGLEQEILNFNIIKVEELGPGEARIKVSETIGIYVDYEYREETFKWWYYARNLTKCKEAPDSH; this comes from the coding sequence ATTAATTATAACTCTTTTTCTAATGTTGCTCCTTTTCTACTGTTAAATAGTGAACTATATAAAAGCCAAGAGGCTTTAGTAACTAGTTACTACGTAAGGGGATTAGAACAAGAAATCCTTAATTTTAATATAATTAAAGTAGAAGAACTGGGTCCCGGAGAGGCAAGAATCAAAGTTTCGGAGACAATCGGTATATATGTTGATTACGAGTACCGAGAAGAAACTTTCAAATGGTGGTACTATGCAAGAAATCTAACTAAATGTAAAGAGGCTCCAGATAGTCATTGA
- a CDS encoding YvrJ family protein — protein sequence MEMWLPLISEYGFPVVVTLYLLYRIEAKLDLLNESVNKLAMILQSNMLCEETRKQFKIKA from the coding sequence ATGGAAATGTGGCTTCCCCTTATCAGTGAATACGGGTTCCCAGTGGTGGTTACGTTGTATTTACTCTACCGGATTGAAGCAAAGCTCGATCTTCTAAACGAATCCGTAAACAAATTAGCAATGATCTTACAAAGCAACATGCTTTGTGAAGAAACAAGGAAACAGTTTAAAATTAAGGCATAA
- a CDS encoding sugar ABC transporter substrate-binding protein, producing the protein MKKAIVFLLVTLLTFGLAACNNNEGASGEGEGGYKFGYTSMTQNNPFFQVLEEAVRESVEANGDTLITMNPAMDVELQINQIEDLITQGIDAIFLNPVDWEGIRPALVMLEEAGIPIINYDTEVKDFDYVTAYVGSDNKNAGRVAGEDLVKRYPNGGKIVILDSPTMNSINDRIDGFLEAIEGKGFEIVAQQDAKGDLETALNLTEDILQAHSGIIAIMGGNDPTALGALAALKAANISDIIVYGVDGSPDAKAEIATGGAFVGSGAQSPISIGKQSVEVAYKILKGEDFTFRTPVETFLINQDNVNQYGTDGWQ; encoded by the coding sequence ATGAAGAAAGCAATCGTTTTTCTACTAGTTACATTGTTAACCTTTGGTTTAGCTGCATGTAACAACAATGAAGGGGCAAGTGGTGAAGGTGAAGGTGGTTACAAATTTGGTTACACATCTATGACCCAGAACAACCCATTTTTTCAAGTGTTAGAAGAAGCAGTGCGCGAAAGTGTTGAGGCAAATGGAGATACTTTAATTACAATGAATCCGGCTATGGATGTAGAATTGCAAATTAATCAAATTGAAGATCTTATCACCCAAGGAATTGATGCAATTTTCTTAAACCCGGTGGATTGGGAAGGTATTAGACCAGCCCTAGTTATGTTAGAAGAAGCGGGAATCCCAATTATTAACTACGATACAGAAGTTAAAGATTTTGATTATGTTACCGCTTACGTTGGTTCCGATAACAAAAATGCAGGAAGAGTTGCTGGTGAGGACTTAGTTAAAAGATACCCGAATGGTGGGAAAATTGTCATTTTAGACAGCCCAACGATGAATTCGATTAATGACCGAATTGATGGCTTTTTAGAAGCTATTGAAGGTAAAGGCTTTGAAATAGTTGCGCAACAAGATGCTAAAGGTGATTTAGAAACGGCATTAAATTTAACAGAAGATATCCTTCAAGCACACTCAGGTATTATTGCTATCATGGGTGGAAATGATCCGACAGCATTAGGTGCATTAGCAGCACTTAAGGCAGCAAATATTTCTGACATCATAGTTTATGGAGTAGACGGATCTCCAGATGCTAAAGCTGAAATTGCTACAGGTGGAGCGTTTGTTGGTTCTGGTGCACAATCGCCTATTTCAATTGGAAAGCAATCAGTAGAGGTAGCTTATAAGATTCTTAAAGGAGAAGATTTCACATTTAGAACTCCTGTAGAAACCTTCTTAATCAACCAAGATAACGTAAATCAATATGGTACAGACGGATGGCAGTAA
- a CDS encoding sugar ABC transporter ATP-binding protein, with product MDSKLLEMKKVNKRFPGVHALKDVNFELESGEVHALLGENGAGKSTLMKILGGIYSIDEGEIFINNNKIEINDVKIAQNLGVSVIHQEIVLVPYLSIAENIFLGREDVTKAGLIDEKSMYKKAQKFLEDFGLQLDARTPIKKLTVAQQQMIEIIKAVSFNSKIIIMDEPTSSLTEKEVDFLFNTIRKLKKQGVGIVYISHRMNELFEITDRITVMRDGTYIGTVTTKETTYDKLISMMVGRSLTNYYVRDYVENGKTVMEVKNLTKKGVLDNISFELKKGEILGFAGLVGAGRSELMKCIFGLDLFEKGDIYVNDVKANIKNPNDAIKNRIAYVTENRKEEGLFLIRSVEYNLTIKILQDFMKFFRVNHKYERKVTNEFINDLSIKTPSPDQIVKNLSGGNQQKVLISRWLATNPKVLILDEPTRGVDVGAKAEIYSIMNRLVKEGVSIIMISSELPEVINMSDRIAVMSNGRIQAILNKEEFNQETIMHYATGGDKLGAS from the coding sequence ATGGATAGCAAACTACTAGAAATGAAAAAAGTAAATAAGAGATTCCCTGGAGTCCATGCATTGAAAGATGTCAATTTTGAATTGGAAAGTGGTGAAGTTCATGCCCTTCTAGGTGAGAATGGTGCAGGCAAATCCACATTAATGAAAATTCTTGGTGGTATTTATAGCATCGATGAAGGTGAAATATTTATTAATAACAATAAAATTGAAATCAACGATGTTAAAATAGCTCAAAATTTAGGTGTTAGTGTCATCCACCAGGAAATTGTCCTAGTTCCCTATTTATCAATAGCTGAAAATATCTTTCTAGGTAGGGAAGATGTTACAAAGGCAGGATTAATTGATGAAAAATCCATGTATAAAAAGGCTCAAAAATTTCTAGAAGACTTTGGTTTACAGTTAGATGCTAGGACCCCTATTAAAAAACTTACTGTTGCTCAACAACAGATGATTGAAATCATAAAGGCGGTTTCCTTTAATTCAAAGATCATTATTATGGATGAGCCAACTTCTTCATTAACTGAAAAAGAAGTGGATTTTCTATTTAACACTATTAGGAAGCTGAAGAAACAAGGGGTAGGCATTGTGTATATCTCCCACAGAATGAATGAATTATTTGAAATTACTGATAGGATAACCGTTATGCGAGATGGTACTTATATAGGAACAGTTACGACCAAGGAAACAACATATGACAAACTAATCTCAATGATGGTAGGTAGATCCCTAACAAATTATTATGTAAGAGATTATGTTGAAAACGGAAAGACCGTAATGGAAGTAAAGAACTTAACTAAAAAAGGTGTACTAGATAATATAAGTTTTGAACTAAAAAAAGGAGAGATCCTTGGTTTTGCAGGATTGGTTGGTGCGGGTAGATCTGAGTTAATGAAGTGCATATTTGGCTTAGATTTATTTGAAAAAGGTGATATTTATGTAAATGATGTTAAAGCCAATATTAAAAATCCGAACGATGCAATTAAAAACAGAATTGCATATGTGACAGAGAACAGAAAAGAAGAGGGATTATTTTTAATAAGATCAGTAGAGTACAATTTAACCATAAAAATCCTTCAAGATTTCATGAAATTCTTTAGGGTCAATCATAAATATGAGCGAAAAGTGACGAATGAATTTATAAACGATCTTTCTATTAAAACTCCATCTCCCGATCAAATTGTAAAAAATTTAAGTGGTGGAAATCAACAAAAAGTATTGATTTCAAGATGGCTGGCGACCAACCCTAAAGTATTGATCCTCGATGAACCAACACGCGGGGTAGATGTAGGGGCAAAAGCAGAAATTTACTCTATTATGAATCGATTAGTAAAAGAGGGTGTCTCTATTATCATGATTTCCTCAGAATTACCTGAGGTAATAAATATGAGTGATAGAATTGCTGTTATGTCCAATGGAAGAATACAAGCAATTTTAAATAAAGAAGAATTTAACCAAGAAACGATTATGCATTACGCTACCGGAGGGGATAAACTTGGCGCAAGTTAA
- a CDS encoding DUF1659 domain-containing protein — translation MENILQTRLTLHFYGGVDGEGKEIFKTKTFPNVDNTATSEQLKRAAQALASLQTVHPRNDHTKQSVQYLQLI, via the coding sequence ATGGAAAACATCTTACAAACACGTTTAACTTTACATTTCTATGGCGGTGTTGATGGTGAGGGTAAAGAAATCTTCAAAACGAAAACCTTCCCGAATGTTGACAACACAGCCACAAGCGAACAACTGAAGCGCGCGGCTCAAGCACTCGCTTCACTACAAACAGTACACCCTAGAAACGATCACACGAAACAATCAGTACAATATCTTCAACTAATCTAA
- a CDS encoding S8 family serine peptidase encodes MTDLKISISSPACVPEAISVGATTNSDTVASFSNSSYFLTLLAPGAPVYSSVPGGGYQF; translated from the coding sequence ATGACGGATTTAAAGATTTCGATCAGCAGTCCCGCATGTGTTCCTGAGGCAATCAGTGTCGGGGCTACCACGAATAGTGATACAGTAGCTAGTTTCTCTAACAGTTCGTACTTTTTAACATTATTAGCTCCTGGAGCCCCTGTGTATTCATCTGTTCCTGGAGGTGGGTATCAATTTTGA
- a CDS encoding DeoR/GlpR family DNA-binding transcription regulator, whose protein sequence is MESLHHINERQDRIYRELVNKGEVRISDLTVKFGVVEMTIRRDFEKMEKLGLLKRTYGGAIPITDYYPELNEREGLNSSAKSLIGKKAAEFVKNGDAIFVDAGTTTPYLVKNLPREMELIVVTNAINVATQIQGVNKEKIVIGGILRDATSSLVGPLAEACLENLSFNRVFLSASGFTLEQGFSNANGFEVQIKKLVMRNSKEVNFLIDHSKLGNQFLHKIANLDGSVNRIITDKELPKEYRKIIEEQGIEIVICS, encoded by the coding sequence ATGGAATCGCTACATCACATAAATGAGAGACAGGATCGGATTTATAGAGAGTTAGTAAATAAAGGTGAGGTAAGAATTAGTGACCTAACTGTAAAGTTTGGTGTAGTTGAAATGACAATTAGACGTGATTTTGAAAAGATGGAGAAACTTGGTCTATTAAAAAGAACTTACGGAGGGGCAATCCCTATAACAGATTATTATCCTGAATTGAATGAGCGTGAAGGGTTAAATTCAAGCGCAAAAAGTTTGATAGGTAAGAAGGCAGCGGAGTTTGTAAAAAATGGAGATGCGATATTTGTTGATGCTGGAACGACTACTCCATATTTAGTTAAAAACTTACCTCGTGAGATGGAATTAATAGTAGTTACAAATGCTATAAATGTAGCAACGCAAATACAAGGAGTTAATAAAGAAAAGATCGTTATTGGAGGGATTTTAAGGGATGCAACTTCTTCCCTAGTAGGGCCATTAGCAGAAGCGTGTCTCGAGAATTTATCGTTCAATAGGGTATTCCTATCTGCATCTGGTTTTACCCTCGAACAAGGATTTAGTAATGCGAATGGTTTCGAAGTCCAAATAAAAAAGCTAGTGATGAGAAATTCTAAAGAAGTTAATTTTCTCATTGATCATAGTAAACTAGGTAATCAATTCCTACACAAAATAGCTAATTTGGATGGAAGTGTAAATCGAATTATTACTGATAAAGAACTCCCAAAAGAGTATCGGAAAATTATAGAGGAACAGGGTATCGAGATTGTCATATGTAGTTAA